AAAGGGGAAAGCTAAAGGCTATAATAACTCAAAATATCGATGGACTTCATCAAATGGCAGGATCACATAATGTGTTAGAATTACACGGTTCAATTCACAGAAATTACTGTACTAGATGTAATAAATTCTTTGATTTGGATTATGTAATAAAAAGCACTAATCTTATTCCAAAATGTGATAAGTGCAATGGATTAGTTAAACCAGATGTAGTTTTATATGAAGAAAGCTTGGATATGGATGTATTAAATAACTCTGTGGAATATATACGTAAAGCAGATATTTTAATTGTAGGAGGTACATCTCTGGTAGTATATCCTGCAGCAGGACTGGTTGATTATTTTAATGGCAGTAATTTAGTTCTTATAAATAAATCTACTACTCCTTATGATAATAAAGCTAATATAGTTATACATGACAGCATAGGAAAAGTTTTAAAAAGTATACTTTAAAGTATACTTTTTAAAATGCTTGTTTCAGCGATAAAAATAGAATGTCAATAAGACATTCTATTTAAAACATATCCGGCAGCGACCTGCTCTCCCACAGGGCCTCCCCTGCAGTACCATGGGCACTGTGGAACTTAACCTTCCTGTTCGAAATGGTAAGGGGTGTTGCCTCCACGTTATTGCCACCAGATTTATATTATTCTTTTCAGGAGTTTTATCCCCTCAAAATTGCACAGTAAATATTATTTGGTCAAGCCCTCGACCTATTAGTATCAGTCAGCTTAACATGTTGCCATGCTTACACCCCTGACCTATCTCCTCCTCTTCTCGGAGGGGTCTTACTGGCTTTCGCCATGGGAAATCTTGTCTTGGGGTGGGCTTCACACTTAGATGCTTTCAGCGTTTATCCCTTCCCGACTTAGCTACCCAGCTGTGCTCCTGGCGGAACAACTGGTTCACCAGCGGTCAGTCCATCCCGGTCCTCTCGTACTAGGGACAGCTCCCCTCAAATTTCCTACGCCCGCGACGGATAGGGACCGAACTGTCTCACGACGTTCTGAACCCAGCTCGCGTGCCGCTTTAATGGGCGAACAGCCCAACCCTTGGGACCTACTCCAGCCCCAGGATGCGACGAGCCGACATCGAGGTGCCAAACCTCCCCGTCGATGTGAACTCTTGGGGGAGATCAGCCTGTTATCCCCGAGGTAGCTTTTATCCGTTGAGCGATGGCCCTCCCACGAGGTACCACCGGATCACTAAGCCCGACTTTCGTCCCTGCTCCACCTGTGTGTGTCACAGTCAAGCTCCCTTCTGCCTTTGCACTCTACGAAGAATTTCCAACCCTTCTGAGGGAACCTTTGTACGCCTCCGTTACTCTTTTGGAGGCGACCGCCCCAGTCAAACTGCCCGCCTATCATTGTCCCGTGTCCAGTTTCATGCACTCCGGTTAGAATTCCAGTACTGCCAGGGTGGTATCCCAACGTTGACTCCAGAAATGCTGGCGCACTTCCTTCTCTGCCTCCCACCTATCCTGTACAGGCAATACCAAAATTCAGTGATAAACTGCAGTAAAGCTCTACGGGGTCTTTCCGTCCAATCGCGGGTAGCAAGCATCTTCACTTGCACTTCAATTTCGCCGGATTTGTTGTTGAGACAGTGCCCAAATCATTACGCCATTCGTGCGGGTCGGAACTTACCCGACAAGGAATTTCGCTACCTTAGGACCGTTATAGTTACGGCCGCCGTTTACTGGGGCTTAAGTTCTTGCCTTCGCTTGCGCTAAGCAGTCCCCTTAACCTTCCAGCACCGGGCAGGCGTCAGCCCCTATACTTCAGCTTTCGCTTTAGCAGAGACCTGTGTTTTTGATAAACAGTTGCTTGGGCCTTTTCTCTGCGGCCTCTTTCGAGGCACTCCTTTTCCCTAAGTTACGGAGTCAATTTGCCGAGTTCCTTAACAACAATTCTTCCGATGGTCTTAGGATTCTCTCCTCACCTACCTGTGTCGGTTTGCGGTACGGGCACATCCCTGCTCCATAGAGACTTTTCTTGGCAGTGTGAAATCAGATACTCGTCCTTGCGGACTCCCCTTCAAAGCCCAGGATTATCGGACATACGGCTTTTCCTTTATGTCCTCCCTCACTCCTTGGACACACATCCATTCGTGTGCACATCCTATCCTTCTGCGTCATCCCTTCTGTTCTTTTTCGCAAAAATGTGGTACCGGAATCTCAACCGGTTGTCCATCGCCTACGCCTTTCGGCCTCGGCTTAGGTCCCGACTTACCCTGGGCGGACGAACCTTCCCCAGGAAACCTTAGGTTTTCGACCAATAAGATTCTCACTTATTTCTCGCTACTTATGCCAGCATTCTCTCTCCTGCACTGTCCACCATTCCTTCCGGTATGGCTTCTCCCTGTGCAGCATGCTCCCCTACCGCCCTTTCAGGCCCATAGCTTCGGTGGTAAGTTTTAGCCCCGGACATCTTCGGCGCATGACCTCTTGACTAGTGAGCTATTACGCACTCTTTAAATGTATGGCTGCTTCTAAGCCAACATCCTAGTTGTCTTCGAAATCACACATCCTTTTCCACTTAACTTACACTTCGGGACCTTAGCTGTTGGTCTGGGCTTTTTCCCTTTTGACTACGGATCTTATCATTCGCAGTCTGACTGCCGGGATTCAAGTATATGGCATTCGGAGTTTGATAAGGTTCGGTAACTGTTGTCAGCCCCTACCCCAGTCAGTGCTCTACCTCCATTACTCACTCCCGACGCTAGCCCTAAAGCTATTTCGGGGAGAACCAGCTATCTCCGAGTTCGATTGGAATTTCTCCGCTATCCACAGCTCATCCCATGGTTTTTCAACACCAACGTGGTTCGGTCCTCCACGAAATTTTACTTCCGCTTCAACCTGGCCATGGATAGGTCACCCGGTTTCGGGTCTACGGCATACAACTCCCCGCCCTTTTCAGACTCGGTTTCCCTTCGGCTCCGTACCTTAAGTACTTAACCTTGCTGCATACCGTAACTCGCTGGCTCGTTCTACAAAAAGCACGCCGTCGTACTTTAACGTACTTCGACTGTTTGTGGACACACGGTTTCAGGTTCTATTTCACTCCCCTCCCGGGGTTCTTTTCACCTTTCCCTCACGGTACTCCTCCTCTATCGGTCACCAGGTAGTATTTAGCCTTGGGAGGTGGTCCTCCCTGCTTCCCACAAGGTTTCTCGTGTCTCGTGGTACTCCGGTACAGGTTATTTTGCTTCTGCTTTTCACTTACAGGGCTTTTACCTTCTGCGGCTCAACTTTCCAGTTGAATTCACTTAAGCTTCCACATTTTTTATCACCTGACCTCTACCCCGGAAACAAGTTTCCGGTTTGGGCTCTTTCCCTTTCGCTCGCCGCTACTTAGAAAATCGATTTTTCTTTCTCTTCCTCCGGGTACTTAGATGTTTCAGTTCCCCGGGTTTTCCCCTGCATACCTATATATTCAGCATGCAGTACCTATTGTTTTATAGGTGGGTTTCCCCATTCGGACATCTCTGGTTCTCTGGCTATTTGCGCCTACCCAGAGCTTTTCGCAGCTTATCACGTCCTTCTTCGGCTCCTGGTGCCAAGGCATCCTCCATGCGCCCTTTGTAGCTTGACCTGATAATTTAGTCCAAATCTTCGATTTGGTGCCTAAATTGCACTCCTCAGCCTTAGCTGAGTGAGTTTCATTAAAAAATTACTGCTAACTTCCCACAGCTTCGTCAAGCCTTTCCCTGCGGTGCTCATTTACACAAGTAAACTCTGCTCCTCACTCAAGTCTTTCCTCGCTCTGCTCGTTATCACTAATTTTCTTTGTCCTACGTAAATATAATTAAAACTTTATTCTCAATTATATTAATATAGGAACTACATCTTATTAAAATAAGCATAAACTCATTTATACTTATCCACTACAAAGGTTATTTCTAACCTTAGCTTTACTTCTTTTATTTACTGTGCAATTTTCAAAGGACAATTTTATTTCAATTTACTATTCACAGTGCACAATTTATTATTACAGTCTGCACTGCTCAATTGAAATAGGAATCTAACTGTCAATCCTTTATCGTCAAATGACTATGATCCCTCAAAATTAAACAGAATAAAGGGCAACTTATTTATCTCAAATTCCAGCTTTTAAGGCAGGTTTTTTCCCAGCCTTTCGACTCCTTAGAAAGGAGGTGATCCAGCCGCAGGTTCTCCTACGGCTACCTTGTTACGACTTCACCCCAATCACTAACCCCACCTTCGGCCGCGTCCTCCTTGGTTAGACTACGGACTTCGGGTGTTGCCAGCTCTCATGGTGTGACGGGCGGTGTGTACAAGACCCGGGAACGTATTCACCGCGACATGCTGATTCGCGATTACTAGCAACTCCAACTTCATGCAGGCGGGTTTCAGCCTACAATCCGAACTGGGGGCAGTTTTTGAGATTTGCTCCTCCTCGCGGTATTGCTTCTCTCTGTTCTGCCCATTGTAGCACGTGTGTTGCCCTGGACATAAGGGGCATGATGATTTGACGTCATCCCCACCTTCCTCCACGTTAACCGCGGCAGTCTCGTTAGGGTGCCCACCTTTACGTGCTGGCAACTAACGACAGGGGTTGCGCTCGTTGCAGGACTTAACCTAACATCTCACGACACGAGCTGACGACAACCATGCACCACCTGTCTCCCTGCCCCGTAGGGCTTCCTCCATTACGAGTCATTCAGGGGATGTCAAGTCCAGGTAAGGTTCTTCGCGTTGCTTCGAATTAAACCACATGCTCCGCTGCTTGTGCGGGTCCCCGTCAATTCCTTTGAGTTTTAATCTTGCGATCGTACTTCCCAGGCGGAGTACTTATTGTGTTTACTGCGGCACAGGGGGGGTCGATACCCCCTACACCTAGTACTCATCGTTTACGGCGTGGACTACCAGGGTATCTAATCCTGTTTGCTACCCACGCTTTCGTGCCTCAGCGTCAGTTACAGTCCAGAGAACCGCCTTCGCCACTGGTGTTCTTCCTAATCTCTACGCATTTCACCGCTACACTAGGAATTCCGTTCTCCTCTCCTGCACTCTAGATATCCAGTTTGAAATGCACTGCCCGGGTTAAGCCCGGGTCTTTCACATCTCACTTAAATATCCGCCTGCACACCCTTTACGCCCAGTAATTCCGGACAACGCTCGCCACCTACGTATTACCGCGGCTGCTGGCACGTAGTTAGCCGTGGCTTCCTCTTCCGGTACCGTCATTATCGTCCCGGATGACAGAGCTTTACGATCCGAAAACCTTCTTCACTCACGCGGCGTTGCTGCATCAGGGTTTCCCCCATTGTGCAATATTCCCCACTGCTGCCTCCCGTAGGAGTCTGGACCGTATCTCAGTTCCAATGTGGCCGTTCACCCTCTCAGGTCGGCTACGCATCGTCGCCTTGGGGGGCTTTTATCCCTCCAACTAGCTAATGCGACGCGGGCCCATCTCAAAGCGGATTGCTCCTTTAAGGCATTTATCATGCGATTTTTACCTTCTATGCGGTATTAATCTCCCTTTCGGGAGGCTATCCCCCTCTTTGAGGCAGGTTACCCACGTGTTACTCACCCGTCCGCCGCTATTCCACCCCCGAAGGGGCTTCCTCGCTCGACTTGCATGTGTTAGGCACGCCGCCAGCGTTCGTCCTGAGCCAGGATCAAACTCTTATTTTAAAAGTTTTATTTGACTCTGTTGAAAATTACTATTAGCTTCGCCCAGCTTCGTTAAATGCCTCATTCCGGTGCTCAATTACATAAGTAAGTTCCGCTCCTCATTCAGCCTTTTCCTCGCTGTACTCGCTACTAGCAATTTTAGTATATCTCTTTCAGCAGAATACTGCTTGAATATACTACATTACGAAATTACTCTCTTTACTGCTCTCGCAGCTCAAAAGAATTGCTGGTTTATTCTTAATAAATAAGTTTACCTATCTTCTTTATTCTGTTTAATTTTCAAGGATCATATTTCATCTTTGCTGCCATCTGTTTTCTCAGACAGCTTTTATAGTATATCATCTCATTTTCCCTTTGTCAACACTTTTTTTAGCATTTCAAAGACTAAAATTTTGAAGGTACACATGCTGCTAAAATTACTATTCTGTATTTTGCAGCAACATGTGATATTTTATCATACTTTATTCTAATGTCTCTATAAGATATACCAACTACATAAAAATATCTCTTATATACAACATATAATTCTTATTTTCTATAATATACTTATATTGATACGCTAGGTTATGTTTATTTATTTAAAAGCTACTATATTTTTGAATTTTATCCTAACACCACCATTACTAGTACTCTTACCTTCTTCAAAGTAGGAGACAATCATTGCTACATGCCTGAATAAGTTTTTCCCCTAAAGAATAACGTATTCTAAGTGCTAAAGACACTAAGAATACTGTTAATAAGGCCCATATGTAGAAAAGCATTTCTCATAGGCAAACTCCATCTAAACCTAAAAATCACTTGTTCTACACTGTTTTAAAAAAAATTGAGGCATATCACATTTACATTGAAATCCCATATGCTTTAAAGCTTCCTGAAGAGCATAAAGACTATAACTTATTAAATCTTTTCTGGCATTTTCTCCCATATGGCCTATTCTTATAACCTTATTTTTCAAATATCCAAAAGAACCTGCTATCATAATATTAAAATTAATTAACATGAATTCTCTGAGCTGCTTTTCTTCTATACCCTTTGGAACCTCAATAACAGTAACTGTATTGGAATAACCTTTTTCCACATATAGATTAAGACCTGCTTCTATAATAGTCTTTCTTAAGCTTTCAGCAATTATTCTATGTCTTTCCAAAATATTTTTATCTTCTAGAATATTATCTAAAGCTACTTTAAGTCCAATTATATTACTTATTGGAGGGGTATATGGAAACCATTTATTTTCATAGTATTTTTCCCAAATTAGTAAATTACAATAAAAAGACCTTATGGGCTCTTTTCTAATTTTCATAGCTAACAAGGCTTCTTCACTCATACTAATCAGAGTAAGCCCCGGAGGAGCTGAAATACATTTTTGCGAACCACCTATAACTATATCTATATCCCAATTATCAACTTCTAATTTTTCTCCTCCCATTGCGGAAACACTATCTACTAAAGTCAATACACCTCTTTTTTTAAGCAAAGGACATATTTTTGACACATCATTCAATACTCCTGAAGGAGTATCACAATGTACAATGGTTGCATATTTGAAATTACTATCTTTATCTAAAAATTTTGCTAATTCTATTATATCTATTTCTCGCCTCCTATTTCCTTTAAAAAATTCCACTTTCCCACCATATAATTTTACTAAATCAGCAAATCCTTCTCCAAATACGCCATTGTCAATTACAAGAACCCTATCTCCTTCTTCTGTAAGAGAAGCACAGGCTGCTTCTAATCCTAACATTCCCTCTCCACCTAATATTATAGTCTGATTTTTAGTTTTTAATAATCGACCTATGTCTTCACAGGCATTCCTATAAAAATCATAAAATTTTACATCCAAATCCGGATTAGTAGTCCTCATACTCATTGCAAGCCTAACATTTTCTCTAATTTCTGTAGGCCCTGGAGTCAGTACATATGGAATGTTCAAGAAAATCACCTCTTTAAAATAATTTTAGTAGTATTATAATACTATTGTTTTTTTTAATAAAATGTACGGATACAATTTATTAAAAATTAATTTTATATTTGACACTTATGTTAAAATATAAAAAAGATTATTTTAATTAAAGAAAGGAATTCTTTTATGAAAGCTGAAGAAAAAATTAGAGAGAAAATCAGAGAGATATGTGAAAATTATAAGGATGCACCTACGGAAGGATACATTTCTGGCAGTGGACCTATTCCCTGTCTTATACTATTCATTGGAGAAGCTCCAGGAAAAACAGAAATAATACAAGGAAAACCTTTTGTTGGTATGGCAGGAAAAACTTTTGAGAATTATTTGAATTCTATAGGATTAAAAAGAGAAGAAGTACGAATCACAAACACTTGCTTTTTTAGACCAATTAAAATTAAAATATCAAAAGATGGTAAAGAAACTATAAGCAACAGAACTCCTAAAATACCAGAAATTAAATTATTCAAAGAAATATTAAATGAAGAAATTAATCTTGTAAATCCTAAAATAATTATTACATTAGGGAATATACCTTTAAAAAGTTTTACTGAATTTGACTCCATAGGAAAATGTCATGGTACTATCTATTTTAATGAGAATCTAAGGAAACCCGTATTTCCTATGTATCATCCTTCTGCTTTGACCTACAATAGAAATAAAAATTTTCAATCTATATATGAGGAGGACTGGGAAAAATTAAAAGGAGCTCTAAATACCCTTTAGTTCTCCTTTTCATAAAAAATTTTTTTATTAATAAAATAGCTTACTAATAGTCCCATACTACCTCCTACTGTGTCTATAAATATATCTTTTATTCTGGCTGTTCTTCCAGGTATAAATATTTGATGAATCTCATCCGTACATGCATATACAACTACTATAACAATGGAAATTATAAATACTTTTTTTATTTCAAACTTACCTTTTATAATATTAAACAATAGTATAGCTAGTATAAAATACTCAAGAAAATGTGAGGCCTTTCTAACCATAAAATTAGATAAATTTCCAAAGAAAGCATTTAAGTCCAAACCTAAAGTTTGAATTAGGTATATAAAAAGTCTACTCTTTTCATTTGACATAGTAGATGATTCATTCGAAAAAATAAATATTACTACCATCCATAGTACAACTAAAATCCATTTGATTTTCTTCATATTAACTTTTCTTATATCAGCTCCTTAAAATTTTCTAATTCATTTAATACCTTTATAGTATTTTCTATATCATAAATAGATATCATCTCTGAAGTAGAATATTTATATCTACATGGTACTGCAATCTCGCCAGTTCTTATGCCTATCCGCTCTTTATGTACAAGTC
This window of the Clostridium kluyveri DSM 555 genome carries:
- a CDS encoding VanZ family protein; this encodes MKKIKWILVVLWMVVIFIFSNESSTMSNEKSRLFIYLIQTLGLDLNAFFGNLSNFMVRKASHFLEYFILAILLFNIIKGKFEIKKVFIISIVIVVVYACTDEIHQIFIPGRTARIKDIFIDTVGGSMGLLVSYFINKKIFYEKEN
- a CDS encoding pyridoxal-phosphate-dependent aminotransferase family protein — its product is MNIPYVLTPGPTEIRENVRLAMSMRTTNPDLDVKFYDFYRNACEDIGRLLKTKNQTIILGGEGMLGLEAACASLTEEGDRVLVIDNGVFGEGFADLVKLYGGKVEFFKGNRRREIDIIELAKFLDKDSNFKYATIVHCDTPSGVLNDVSKICPLLKKRGVLTLVDSVSAMGGEKLEVDNWDIDIVIGGSQKCISAPPGLTLISMSEEALLAMKIRKEPIRSFYCNLLIWEKYYENKWFPYTPPISNIIGLKVALDNILEDKNILERHRIIAESLRKTIIEAGLNLYVEKGYSNTVTVIEVPKGIEEKQLREFMLINFNIMIAGSFGYLKNKVIRIGHMGENARKDLISYSLYALQEALKHMGFQCKCDMPQFFLKQCRTSDF
- a CDS encoding uracil-DNA glycosylase, translating into MKAEEKIREKIREICENYKDAPTEGYISGSGPIPCLILFIGEAPGKTEIIQGKPFVGMAGKTFENYLNSIGLKREEVRITNTCFFRPIKIKISKDGKETISNRTPKIPEIKLFKEILNEEINLVNPKIIITLGNIPLKSFTEFDSIGKCHGTIYFNENLRKPVFPMYHPSALTYNRNKNFQSIYEEDWEKLKGALNTL
- a CDS encoding NAD-dependent protein deacylase, yielding MSYEKLKSVVDSSENIVFLGGAGVSTESNIPDFRSEAGIYKTKNNFSYPPEVMLSHTFFMSHTEDFFDFYRKKMIYKDAKPNDTHYALAELEKRGKLKAIITQNIDGLHQMAGSHNVLELHGSIHRNYCTRCNKFFDLDYVIKSTNLIPKCDKCNGLVKPDVVLYEESLDMDVLNNSVEYIRKADILIVGGTSLVVYPAAGLVDYFNGSNLVLINKSTTPYDNKANIVIHDSIGKVLKSIL